Proteins encoded together in one Phyllostomus discolor isolate MPI-MPIP mPhyDis1 chromosome 6, mPhyDis1.pri.v3, whole genome shotgun sequence window:
- the NOTO gene encoding homeobox protein notochord, whose protein sequence is MPGPEKDRIQPPRSGCSPVPGSPALHGRSHTPGYLESSFSIEAILARPKPRAPAASPLSISACTASGIWTAPSRSLAPVLPWACTATLLPAYLSVGLYQPLPQPLAPGLRMAHLCSLQGLGVTGLELGHCPGHWSPPGGAPAKDLQDTERPQKRVRTMFNLEQLEELERVFAKQHNLVGKNRAQLAARLNLTENQVRVWFQNRRVKYQKQQRLKPPAMSALAASPDEPSSSSDTITQREDAESGVGS, encoded by the exons ATGCCCGGTCCCGAGAAAGATCGGATCCAGCCTCCTCGCTCAGGCTGCTCTCCCGTCCCCGGGTCCCCCGCGCTTCATGGCAGGTCCCACACCCCTGGATACCTTGAGTCCTCCTTTTCCATCGAGGCCATCCTGGCGAGACCCAAGCCCCGCGCGCCCgctgcctcccctctctccatctccGCCTGCACCGCCTCGGGCATCTGGACGGCTCCCTCCAGGTCTCTGGCCCCGGTTCTGCCATGGGCGTGCACCGCAACATTGCTGCCCGCCTACCTGAGCGTGGGGCTCTACCAgccgctcccccagcccctggcgccggggctgcgcatggctcaccTCTGCAGCCTCCAGGGCCTCGGCGTCACAG GTTTGGAGTTGGGTCACTGCCCAGGCCACTGGAGTCCCCCAGGCGGGGCCCCAGCCAAGGACCTTCAGGACACTGAGAGACCCCAAAAGAGGGTTCGAACTATGTTTAACTTGGAGCAGCTGGAAGAGTTGGAGAGAGTGTTTGCCAAACAGCACAATCTAGTAGGGAAGAACAGAGCCCAGCTGGCAGCCCGGCTCAACCTCACAGAGAACCAG gtgaggGTCTGGTTCCAAAACCGCCGGGTCAAGTATCAGAAGCAGCAAAGGCTAAAACCACCAGCCATGTCTGCCTTAGCTGCCTCCCCAGACGAGCCCTCCAGCAGCTCTGACACCATCACTCAGAGAGAAGACGCCGAGTCAGGAGTGGGCAGCTGA